The Amycolatopsis mongoliensis genome includes a window with the following:
- a CDS encoding carbohydrate ABC transporter permease yields the protein MTATLIRPSPTTGKARRKPALARTRRREAIALVLPSLIPILVLSVAPLVVGIFLAFTDARLVRHPDYGFAGVDNFTKLVGNDLFWDSLRIGMIWTVGVTLLQLAAAMGLALLLNSGLRLQGLTRVLALVPWAMPPVVVAIMWQMIYSANGGPLNAFLGSVGLPSDVNWLGDFSTALPAVIVVGVWVGMPQTTVTLLAGLQQIPAELHEAASVDGAGAWRRFTAVTWPSLRPIVTSITSLNFIWNFNSFSLVYVLTAGGPGGKTMVPVLFIYLEAFKNREIGYAAAMGLVLVVVVVLILAVYLRSQFRDDRAVKGR from the coding sequence ATGACCGCGACGCTGATCCGCCCGTCGCCCACCACCGGGAAGGCCCGGCGCAAGCCCGCGCTGGCCCGCACCCGGCGCCGCGAGGCGATCGCGCTGGTGCTGCCGTCGCTGATCCCGATCCTCGTGCTGAGCGTCGCGCCGCTGGTCGTCGGGATCTTCCTGGCCTTCACCGACGCGCGCCTGGTGCGCCACCCGGACTACGGCTTCGCCGGCGTCGACAACTTCACGAAGCTCGTCGGCAACGACCTGTTCTGGGATTCGCTGCGGATCGGCATGATCTGGACCGTCGGCGTCACGCTGCTGCAGCTGGCCGCCGCGATGGGCCTGGCGCTGCTGCTCAACTCGGGGCTGCGGTTGCAGGGCCTGACGCGGGTGCTCGCGCTCGTGCCGTGGGCGATGCCGCCGGTCGTCGTGGCGATCATGTGGCAGATGATCTACTCGGCCAACGGCGGCCCGCTCAACGCCTTCCTCGGCAGCGTCGGGCTGCCCAGCGACGTCAACTGGCTCGGCGACTTCTCGACGGCGCTGCCCGCGGTGATCGTCGTCGGCGTCTGGGTCGGGATGCCGCAGACGACGGTGACGCTCCTGGCCGGCCTGCAGCAGATCCCGGCCGAGCTGCACGAAGCCGCGTCGGTCGACGGCGCGGGCGCGTGGCGGCGGTTCACCGCGGTGACGTGGCCGAGCCTGCGCCCGATCGTCACCTCGATCACGTCGCTGAACTTCATCTGGAACTTCAACTCGTTCTCGCTGGTCTACGTGCTCACCGCGGGTGGCCCGGGTGGCAAGACGATGGTGCCGGTGCTGTTCATCTACCTCGAAGCCTTCAAGAACCGCGAGATCGGCTATGCCGCCGCGATGGGGCTCGTGCTCGTCGTCGTGGTCGTGCTGATCCTCGCCGTCTACCTGCGGTCGCAGTTCCGCGACGACCGTGCCGTGAAGGGGCGGTGA
- a CDS encoding LacI family DNA-binding transcriptional regulator, producing the protein MTSTRATLLQVAERAGVSLASTSRALHGTGASPAMVERVRTAAAELGYSADAIGRSLRLKKTFQVAFAVADIGNPVYVEMMRAIHEVLAPHGYRVVVMSTGDTATSTTELVRSLNSGFVDGMIVSPLRTDDRLIHEIQQAPVPVVVIGRALDDRGISSVSTDSAGGIGAAVRHLHTLGRRRVGFLNGPLDTTPGASRQRGFDAATEETAFDRADQEVAGDFTVTAGLEAARRLLARGRLDALVAANDLLAIGAIRAVRELGLSVPEDVAVTGMDDTEIGRVFQPSLTSVSLGSTERGRAAARIMLQLTDDPDHAAQQIIVGPELMVRESTGGAR; encoded by the coding sequence ATGACGTCAACACGGGCCACGCTGCTCCAGGTCGCCGAGCGCGCCGGGGTGTCCCTGGCCTCGACCTCCCGGGCGCTGCACGGCACCGGTGCGAGCCCGGCGATGGTCGAGCGGGTCCGCACCGCCGCAGCCGAGCTCGGTTACAGCGCGGATGCCATCGGGCGGTCGCTGCGGCTGAAGAAGACCTTCCAGGTCGCCTTCGCCGTCGCCGACATCGGCAACCCCGTCTACGTCGAGATGATGCGGGCCATCCACGAGGTCCTCGCCCCGCACGGCTACCGGGTCGTCGTGATGAGCACCGGGGACACCGCGACCTCGACCACCGAGCTCGTGCGCAGCCTCAACAGCGGGTTCGTCGACGGCATGATCGTCAGCCCGCTGCGCACCGACGACCGGCTGATCCACGAGATCCAGCAGGCCCCCGTCCCGGTCGTGGTGATCGGGCGGGCGCTGGACGACCGGGGCATCAGCTCGGTCTCCACCGACTCGGCGGGCGGGATCGGCGCGGCGGTCCGCCACCTGCACACCCTCGGCCGCCGCCGGGTCGGGTTCCTCAACGGCCCGCTCGACACGACCCCCGGGGCGTCCCGGCAGCGCGGGTTCGACGCCGCCACCGAAGAAACCGCCTTCGACCGGGCCGACCAGGAGGTCGCCGGCGACTTCACCGTCACCGCCGGGCTCGAGGCCGCCCGCCGGCTGCTCGCCCGCGGTCGTCTCGACGCGCTCGTCGCCGCCAACGACCTGCTCGCCATCGGCGCCATCCGGGCCGTGCGGGAACTCGGGCTTTCGGTGCCCGAAGACGTCGCCGTCACCGGCATGGACGACACCGAGATCGGCCGGGTCTTCCAGCCGAGCCTGACCAGCGTCTCCCTCGGCTCGACCGAGCGCGGGCGCGCGGCGGCCCGGATCATGCTCCAGCTCACCGACGACCCGGACCACGCGGCGCAGCAGATCATCGTCGGCCCGGAGCTGATGGTGCGCGAGTCGACCGGGGGTGCGCGATGA
- a CDS encoding ribokinase — MTGRVVVVGSANVDLAVDVPRPPKAGETVLGGRLRRSPGGKGANQAVAAAWAGGADTTFVGALGEDEAADLILVSLGGAGVRTDLIDRADAPTGTAFITVAPDGENAIVVAPGANEHAKIGAAQAERIAEADVVLAQLEIPLDVVAAAAAARKPDALMILNAAPSRDLPDSLWDALDLLVVNEHEAADLAGEPEKLLGRVPAVVVTLGGEGCVVLRRDHEPVRIPGIPVDVVDTTGAGDTFCGVLAAALARGEDLPEAAKRAAAAGALAVTRPGAQAAVPTADEVAGKTS, encoded by the coding sequence GTGACCGGGCGGGTGGTCGTCGTCGGGTCGGCCAACGTCGATCTCGCCGTCGACGTGCCCAGGCCGCCCAAGGCCGGCGAAACGGTGCTCGGCGGGCGGCTCCGGCGCAGTCCCGGGGGCAAAGGCGCGAACCAGGCCGTCGCCGCCGCGTGGGCCGGCGGCGCCGACACCACCTTCGTCGGCGCTCTCGGCGAAGACGAAGCCGCCGACCTGATCCTCGTCTCCCTCGGCGGCGCCGGGGTCCGCACCGATCTGATCGACCGGGCCGACGCGCCCACCGGGACCGCCTTCATCACCGTCGCCCCGGACGGGGAGAACGCCATCGTGGTCGCCCCCGGCGCGAACGAGCACGCGAAGATCGGCGCCGCCCAGGCCGAGCGGATCGCCGAAGCCGACGTCGTGCTGGCCCAGCTGGAAATCCCGCTCGACGTCGTGGCGGCCGCCGCGGCGGCCCGGAAACCCGATGCCCTCATGATCCTCAACGCGGCGCCGTCGCGGGACCTGCCGGATTCGCTCTGGGACGCCCTCGACCTGCTCGTCGTCAACGAGCACGAGGCCGCCGACCTCGCGGGCGAGCCGGAGAAGCTGCTCGGGCGCGTGCCCGCCGTCGTGGTCACCCTCGGCGGCGAAGGCTGCGTTGTCCTCCGAAGGGACCACGAACCCGTGCGGATCCCCGGCATTCCCGTCGACGTCGTCGACACCACCGGAGCCGGCGACACCTTCTGCGGCGTGCTCGCGGCGGCGCTGGCCCGGGGCGAAGACCTCCCCGAGGCCGCGAAACGAGCGGCTGCGGCCGGCGCGCTCGCCGTCACCCGGCCCGGCGCCCAAGCCGCCGTCCCCACCGCAGACGAGGTCGCAGGAAAGACATCATGA
- a CDS encoding carbohydrate ABC transporter permease, translating into MRVLVRPAQYAALALYILFLGFPLLWLISASVKSSGELNSLTVSLLPGEWHWDNYTEALEKQGLVRSAANSLIVALASTALSVVIAVPASYVLARLKGKVRAAGVGWILVSQVFPVVLIILPLYLILRTLGLADNLAGLTLVHTTYMLPFALWMLQGYVAAIPVELEEAGAMDGASRLTVLRTIVFPLLAPGVVATAMFSFVSSWNEFFFALVLLQSPENYTLPITLNMFVGGEGKVALGPLAAGAVLAAIPSIVFFSILRRKLTSGLMAGAVKG; encoded by the coding sequence ATGCGCGTCCTCGTGCGCCCGGCCCAGTACGCGGCCCTCGCGCTGTACATCCTGTTCCTCGGCTTCCCGTTGCTGTGGCTGATTTCCGCGTCGGTCAAGTCGTCCGGCGAGCTCAACTCGCTGACGGTCAGCCTGCTGCCGGGCGAATGGCACTGGGACAACTACACCGAGGCCCTGGAGAAGCAGGGCCTGGTCCGGTCGGCCGCCAACAGCCTGATCGTCGCGCTCGCTTCGACCGCGCTGTCGGTCGTCATCGCCGTGCCCGCGTCCTACGTGCTCGCCCGCCTCAAGGGCAAGGTGCGGGCCGCCGGCGTCGGCTGGATCCTGGTGAGCCAGGTGTTCCCGGTCGTGCTCATCATCCTGCCGCTGTACCTCATCCTGCGGACGCTCGGCTTGGCCGACAACCTCGCCGGCCTGACGCTGGTGCACACGACGTACATGCTGCCGTTCGCGCTCTGGATGCTGCAGGGCTACGTCGCCGCGATCCCGGTGGAACTGGAGGAGGCCGGGGCGATGGACGGCGCGAGCCGGCTGACCGTGCTGCGCACGATCGTCTTCCCGCTGCTCGCTCCCGGCGTCGTCGCGACGGCGATGTTCAGCTTCGTCTCGTCGTGGAACGAGTTCTTCTTCGCCCTGGTCCTCCTGCAGTCGCCGGAGAACTACACCCTGCCCATCACGCTCAACATGTTCGTCGGCGGCGAGGGCAAGGTCGCCCTCGGCCCGCTCGCCGCGGGCGCCGTGCTCGCGGCCATCCCCAGCATCGTCTTCTTCAGCATCCTGCGGAGGAAGCTCACCAGCGGCCTGATGGCCGGGGCGGTGAAGGGATGA
- a CDS encoding formylglycine-generating enzyme family protein — MTYQFDPLVPRPIDRPTEVRGPLSELDDAKIFAAPEDPADRPAWRAKLHQWREDARSRHAHTGAAYERPGSAWAATCHTVAQVWLWDELLYSFAEHRFTPERFLADARDRFGGLDAVVLWHAYPVIGLDDRNQWDFYRDVPGLAELIETLHDHGLHVFVDYNPWDVGTRRGDDDLTELAALVADLKADGVFLDTLKKAEPDFVDRLEAARPGIVLEGESKLPVERIEDHAASWAQFFADSPVPGVLRAHWYERRHMQHHVRRWHRDHSEELQSAWLNGVGVMVWEVVFGVWVGWSARDAATVRRMVTLQRAAADLVLDGEWTPLAALAPEAEAAGVYASKWELDGKILWTLVNRGDTDYHGPLPGTDLFDGVPARGIGAAVQGWRPDLPPLPHDPDARFPHRLATRVSPQRTSGEPDEDAVVVPAGPYVLTVRYRARETGMYQGAPYVDEWKPLPPRLHDARTLQREGELATAVAVGAGEVTNAQFAEFLAATGYEPKLKHRFLAHPGAPGEPVTYVDLDDARAYCAWRGGRLPTEDEWQLAGEKLRRGTPAVWNWTESEHSDGRTRFVMLKGGSDYAAEGSEWYVEGGLKEPEYTVKLLLPGLGLARSATVGFRCAWEVPA, encoded by the coding sequence ATGACCTACCAGTTCGACCCGCTCGTCCCGCGGCCGATCGACCGGCCCACCGAGGTACGCGGCCCGCTGTCCGAATTGGACGACGCGAAGATCTTCGCCGCACCGGAAGACCCGGCCGACCGGCCCGCGTGGCGCGCGAAACTCCACCAATGGCGCGAGGACGCTCGAAGCCGGCACGCCCACACCGGTGCCGCCTACGAGCGGCCGGGCTCGGCCTGGGCGGCGACCTGCCACACGGTCGCCCAGGTGTGGCTCTGGGACGAGCTGCTCTACTCCTTCGCCGAGCACCGGTTCACCCCCGAGCGCTTCCTCGCCGACGCGCGCGACCGCTTCGGCGGCCTCGACGCCGTCGTCCTCTGGCACGCCTACCCCGTGATCGGCCTCGACGACCGCAACCAGTGGGACTTCTACCGCGACGTCCCGGGACTCGCCGAGCTGATCGAAACCTTGCACGACCACGGCTTGCACGTCTTCGTCGACTACAACCCCTGGGACGTCGGCACCCGCCGCGGCGACGACGACCTGACCGAGCTGGCGGCACTCGTCGCCGACCTGAAAGCCGACGGCGTCTTCCTCGACACGCTCAAGAAGGCGGAGCCGGACTTCGTCGACCGGCTCGAAGCCGCCCGGCCCGGCATCGTCCTCGAAGGCGAGTCCAAGCTCCCGGTCGAGCGGATCGAGGACCACGCGGCGTCGTGGGCCCAGTTCTTCGCCGACTCGCCCGTCCCCGGCGTGCTGCGCGCCCACTGGTACGAGCGCCGGCACATGCAGCACCACGTCCGCCGCTGGCACCGCGACCACAGCGAGGAGCTGCAGTCGGCGTGGCTCAACGGCGTCGGCGTCATGGTGTGGGAGGTCGTCTTCGGCGTGTGGGTCGGCTGGTCGGCCCGCGACGCCGCGACCGTGCGCCGGATGGTCACGCTCCAGCGTGCCGCGGCCGACCTGGTGCTGGACGGCGAGTGGACGCCCCTGGCCGCACTCGCTCCCGAAGCGGAGGCCGCGGGCGTATACGCGTCCAAATGGGAACTCGACGGCAAGATCTTGTGGACCCTGGTCAACCGCGGCGACACCGACTACCACGGCCCGCTGCCCGGCACCGACCTCTTCGACGGCGTACCGGCCCGGGGGATCGGGGCCGCGGTGCAGGGGTGGCGGCCGGACCTCCCGCCGCTGCCGCACGACCCGGATGCCCGGTTCCCGCACCGGCTCGCGACCCGGGTGAGTCCACAAAGGACCTCCGGTGAGCCGGACGAAGACGCCGTCGTCGTCCCGGCCGGGCCGTACGTGCTGACCGTGCGGTACCGCGCCCGCGAGACCGGCATGTACCAGGGAGCGCCCTATGTGGACGAATGGAAGCCGCTCCCGCCGCGCCTGCACGACGCCCGCACGCTGCAGCGCGAGGGCGAACTGGCGACGGCCGTCGCGGTCGGCGCCGGCGAGGTGACCAACGCCCAGTTCGCGGAGTTCCTGGCCGCCACGGGCTACGAGCCGAAGCTGAAGCACCGGTTCCTCGCGCACCCGGGAGCCCCCGGCGAGCCGGTCACCTACGTCGACCTCGACGACGCCCGCGCGTACTGCGCCTGGCGCGGCGGGCGGCTGCCCACCGAGGACGAGTGGCAGCTGGCGGGGGAGAAGCTGCGGCGCGGGACTCCGGCGGTGTGGAACTGGACCGAGAGCGAGCACTCCG
- a CDS encoding ABC transporter substrate-binding protein produces the protein MKTRRMIAATFLTVAGLLLTACGGGGSGAGGDGPVTLTFQSLSDQPAAIAATQKIVGDWNKAHPDVQVKIVQAGWDGVYDKLITQFNAGTAPDIVHYEAAGIAPFATDGYLADLTQYLPEQKRADIPKGVLDSVTVDGKVIAAPTELQSYVVFANKTQLQQAGVTIPTGATMTWDQLRDIAKATTKDGKFGLGWGLSSPTAAFVALAPGFGGKYFDGTGTTAKLSVGQGEQALPQLVDAMAHQDHSILPVTLTQSGTKALAPFYAGQIAMTVQGSYQAANIAKDAPKGFDWVVLPPLAGSAGPAQAANPQTLSVNKDSGHVKEAAEFVDFFTGTENLAAINEADALIPPTTSARQALTTKLGAKNGWKEILASGEYLTSAPYLFAGKYAQWKDTVATPAYQQFLGQKIDAAGLAKQLEDGWKSVSK, from the coding sequence ATGAAGACACGACGCATGATTGCCGCCACCTTCCTGACGGTCGCCGGCCTGCTGCTCACCGCGTGCGGGGGCGGCGGCAGCGGAGCCGGCGGGGACGGGCCGGTCACCCTCACCTTCCAGTCCCTGTCCGACCAGCCCGCCGCCATCGCCGCCACGCAGAAGATCGTCGGCGACTGGAACAAGGCCCACCCGGACGTGCAGGTCAAGATCGTGCAGGCGGGCTGGGACGGCGTCTACGACAAGCTGATCACCCAGTTCAACGCGGGTACGGCACCGGACATCGTGCACTACGAAGCGGCCGGCATCGCGCCGTTCGCGACCGACGGCTACCTCGCCGACCTGACGCAGTACCTGCCCGAGCAGAAGCGCGCGGACATCCCGAAGGGCGTCCTGGACTCGGTGACGGTCGACGGCAAGGTGATCGCCGCGCCCACCGAGCTGCAGTCCTATGTGGTCTTCGCGAACAAGACCCAGCTGCAGCAGGCGGGCGTCACGATCCCGACCGGCGCCACGATGACGTGGGACCAGCTGCGCGACATCGCGAAGGCGACCACGAAGGACGGCAAGTTCGGCCTCGGCTGGGGCCTGTCGAGCCCGACGGCGGCGTTCGTCGCGCTGGCCCCCGGCTTCGGCGGCAAGTACTTCGACGGCACCGGCACCACCGCGAAGCTGAGCGTCGGCCAGGGCGAGCAGGCGCTGCCGCAGCTCGTCGACGCGATGGCGCACCAGGACCACTCGATCCTGCCGGTCACGCTGACGCAGTCGGGCACCAAGGCGCTCGCGCCGTTCTACGCCGGCCAGATCGCGATGACCGTCCAGGGCTCCTACCAGGCGGCCAACATCGCGAAGGACGCGCCGAAGGGCTTCGACTGGGTCGTGCTCCCGCCGCTGGCCGGCTCGGCCGGGCCGGCGCAGGCCGCGAACCCGCAGACGCTGTCGGTCAACAAGGACTCGGGTCACGTCAAGGAAGCGGCGGAGTTCGTCGACTTCTTCACCGGCACCGAAAACCTCGCCGCGATCAACGAGGCCGACGCGCTGATCCCGCCGACGACGTCCGCGCGGCAGGCGCTCACCACCAAGCTCGGTGCGAAGAACGGCTGGAAGGAAATCCTCGCCTCGGGGGAGTACCTGACCTCGGCGCCCTACCTGTTCGCCGGCAAGTACGCACAGTGGAAGGACACCGTCGCGACCCCGGCGTACCAGCAGTTCCTCGGACAGAAGATCGACGCCGCCGGCCTCGCGAAGCAGCTCGAGGACGGCTGGAAGAGCGTCAGCAAGTGA
- a CDS encoding ADP-ribosylglycohydrolase family protein, which produces MRLTWARPEDLLPHELVQSAAEGKDVAAVRERWIAAGGDPTPVVSGAGPAMPSLRPLARELLDELDAPVAEPAWDSLDLPPAPSLPRGSRGRELDAWTGRAAGCLLGKPVEKIPREGIEEILRATGRWPLAGWFTAAGLPGDVAARWPWNRRSAPTSLEENIDGMPEDDDLNYPMLALTLLEAHGREFTTEDVAQLWLDNLPAGRVFTAERAAYRNLLDARPDTATYRNPFREWIGALIRADVFGWVSPGDVRAAARLAWTDARLSHTRNGVYGAMWAAGLASAAMVCDTVEEVLDAASAVIPPSSELASAVRLGRSAASEGDVRSGLDRLHAAYGHLHWVHVLNNAAVIAYALAAGGGEFGPSVAIAVTAGWDTDSAAATVGGVVGALSGVDEYWSKPLDGRIATSLPGGERRIVDLAARTAALAGVTP; this is translated from the coding sequence GTGAGACTGACCTGGGCCCGGCCCGAGGACCTGCTCCCGCACGAGCTGGTGCAGTCCGCCGCGGAGGGCAAGGACGTCGCCGCGGTGCGGGAGCGGTGGATCGCGGCGGGCGGCGACCCCACGCCCGTCGTGAGCGGCGCGGGTCCGGCGATGCCGTCGCTGCGGCCGCTGGCCCGGGAGCTGCTGGACGAGCTCGACGCGCCGGTCGCCGAACCGGCCTGGGACTCGCTCGATCTGCCGCCCGCGCCTTCGCTGCCGCGTGGGTCCCGGGGGCGTGAGCTGGACGCGTGGACCGGCCGGGCCGCCGGGTGCCTGCTCGGCAAGCCCGTGGAGAAGATCCCGCGGGAGGGCATCGAGGAGATCCTGCGGGCGACCGGCCGCTGGCCTCTCGCGGGGTGGTTCACCGCGGCGGGGCTGCCCGGCGACGTCGCCGCGCGGTGGCCGTGGAACCGTCGTTCGGCGCCGACGTCGCTGGAAGAGAACATCGACGGGATGCCCGAGGACGACGACCTCAACTACCCGATGCTCGCGCTGACGCTGCTGGAGGCGCACGGCCGGGAGTTCACCACCGAGGACGTCGCGCAGCTGTGGCTGGACAACCTGCCCGCCGGGCGGGTGTTCACCGCGGAGCGCGCGGCGTACCGGAATCTCCTGGACGCGCGGCCGGACACCGCGACCTACCGGAACCCGTTCCGGGAGTGGATCGGCGCGCTGATCCGCGCGGACGTGTTCGGCTGGGTGTCGCCGGGCGACGTGCGGGCGGCGGCGCGGCTGGCGTGGACGGACGCGCGGCTCAGCCACACGCGCAACGGCGTGTACGGGGCGATGTGGGCGGCGGGGCTCGCCTCGGCGGCGATGGTGTGCGACACGGTGGAGGAGGTCCTCGACGCGGCTTCGGCCGTGATCCCGCCTTCGAGCGAGCTGGCTTCGGCGGTCCGCCTCGGCCGGTCGGCGGCATCGGAGGGAGATGTCCGAAGTGGACTCGACCGCCTGCACGCGGCCTACGGGCACCTGCACTGGGTGCACGTCCTGAACAACGCGGCGGTGATCGCCTACGCCCTCGCCGCAGGGGGCGGAGAGTTCGGGCCGAGCGTGGCGATCGCGGTGACGGCCGGCTGGGACACGGATTCCGCGGCCGCGACGGTCGGGGGAGTGGTGGGCGCGCTGAGCGGGGTGGACGAGTACTGGAGCAAGCCCCTTGACGGGCGGATCGCGACGTCGCTGCCCGGCGGGGAGCGGCGGATCGTGGACCTCGCGGCTCGAACGGCGGCGCTGGCGGGGGTGACGCCGTGA
- a CDS encoding ADP-ribosylglycohydrolase family protein — protein MTWLEDRAVAVITGAAVGDALGGATEGWTPEQIEQRHGGRVTGVVGPWYPDWRTARPIAPYHKGDGHITDDTLMTRALVEVYAKRRAHLDAYAMAEDLVPLMIGEPRWVPELESTALLLQRVFLAEKWIVARLHYGHVDPREAGVGNVVNCGAAMYVAPVGVVNAGDPRAAYAEAIDLTGAHQSSYGREAAGVLAAMVAAAVAPGASLDDVVAAALDVAHDGTAAALRAVVEEFGGRTVPPATDDEERELAALVRETVAPFDSVGPHYREMSMDARRPSRTKSIEELPAALAFVLAHRGDFRGAVLAAVNYGRDADSIAVMAAAICAGLGGTAVVPPEWVDEIGDASRMDLRETGHLLASAAADILKADRERAAARAAFLEETA, from the coding sequence TTGACCTGGCTGGAAGACCGGGCCGTCGCGGTGATCACCGGCGCGGCCGTCGGGGACGCCCTCGGCGGCGCGACCGAAGGGTGGACCCCCGAACAGATCGAGCAGCGGCACGGCGGCCGGGTGACCGGCGTCGTCGGGCCGTGGTACCCGGACTGGCGGACCGCCCGCCCGATCGCGCCGTACCACAAGGGCGACGGGCACATCACCGACGACACGCTCATGACGCGGGCGCTCGTCGAGGTGTACGCGAAACGCCGCGCGCACCTCGACGCGTACGCGATGGCCGAGGACTTGGTGCCGCTCATGATCGGCGAGCCGCGCTGGGTGCCGGAGCTGGAGTCGACCGCGTTGCTGCTGCAGCGGGTCTTCCTGGCGGAGAAGTGGATCGTCGCGAGACTCCACTACGGACACGTCGACCCGCGCGAAGCCGGCGTGGGCAACGTGGTCAACTGCGGCGCGGCGATGTACGTCGCCCCGGTGGGCGTCGTCAACGCGGGCGACCCGCGGGCGGCGTACGCCGAGGCGATCGACCTCACCGGCGCGCACCAGTCGAGCTACGGCCGCGAGGCGGCGGGGGTGCTGGCCGCGATGGTGGCGGCCGCCGTCGCCCCGGGCGCGTCGCTCGACGACGTCGTCGCGGCGGCCCTCGACGTCGCGCACGACGGGACCGCGGCGGCACTGCGGGCCGTCGTCGAAGAGTTCGGTGGCCGGACCGTCCCCCCGGCCACCGACGACGAAGAGCGTGAACTCGCCGCGCTCGTCCGGGAGACGGTCGCGCCGTTCGACTCGGTGGGGCCGCACTACCGGGAGATGTCGATGGACGCGCGGCGCCCGTCGCGGACGAAGTCCATCGAGGAGCTGCCGGCGGCGCTGGCGTTCGTGCTCGCGCACCGGGGCGACTTCCGCGGCGCGGTGCTCGCCGCCGTGAACTACGGCCGCGACGCCGACTCGATCGCCGTGATGGCGGCGGCGATCTGCGCGGGCCTCGGCGGGACGGCGGTCGTGCCGCCCGAGTGGGTCGACGAGATCGGCGACGCCAGCCGGATGGACCTGCGCGAGACCGGGCACCTGCTGGCCTCGGCGGCCGCGGACATCCTGAAGGCCGACCGGGAGCGGGCCGCGGCCCGGGCCGCGTTCCTCGAGGAGACGGCGTGA